The Triticum aestivum cultivar Chinese Spring chromosome 3A, IWGSC CS RefSeq v2.1, whole genome shotgun sequence genome includes a region encoding these proteins:
- the LOC123063105 gene encoding uncharacterized RNA methyltransferase pc1998, with amino-acid sequence MPPPAGLLPWPSPTAPAPRITTTTQPRPPPRVRRPPPPPPPRRAPPPPPRLKPVVAPKPAASLPPPPAIVSTMDPASTCLNCTHFGSCSGCTHEFDLDKPPVLQEVADFFSGHGIEDFTFSRGRLSEWRCRAKLAVRGTPEKPLIGLYQEGTHTVQDIPDCRAHHPSINYAIKLLKQGISELSVQPFDEDAGTGELRYVQMTVTTYNTSIPVAQRYEQARVQVSFVWNSRDERSKNSEKLSLLQEFLWTNGGPRSNLHVIHSIWANFQTSTSNIIFGHKWRHIGGEADLWERFGGVDICLDPYSFGQANTLSFNSLLHKLIKYVPRGSTVVDLYSGAGVIGLAIAASRKCRSVRCVEINKMSKLSFEKSASRLPPNLGCTITWHNTDASAEPIHWLEGSSVAIVDPPRKGLHPSVINALQRVALSERKAFKAKSSLTKVKDEKRPWILRAREPAVHVDSTIMEESSGIWPETLIYISCGWDSFKKDCKSLISNEAWHLENAHAFNFFPGTDSIEVLAIFRRDSGIAQKKTKTKTKAKTKTKAKKKKTKPSKV; translated from the exons ATGCCTCCCCCGGCGGGGCTGCTCCCCTGGCCTTCCCCGACCGCCCCGGCGCCGCGTATCACCACCACGACCCAGCCGCGACCCCCGCCTCGcgttcgtcgtcctcctcctccccctccccctcgccgtgccccgccgccacctccGCGGCTCAAGCCGGTCGTCGCGCCAAAACCGGCCGCCTCCCTGCCCCCGCCGCCCGCCATTGTCTCCACCATGGACCCCGCCTCCACCTGCCTCAACTGCACTCACTTCGGCTC GTGTTCCGGGTGCACTCACGAGTTCGACCTCGACAAGCCGCCGGTGCTGCAGGAGGTGGCGGATTTCTTCAGTGGCCACGGAATCGAAGACTTCACATTCAGCAGGGGCAGGCTG TCAGAATGGCGGTGCCGGGCGAAGCTAGCGGTACGTGGAACACCAGAGAAGCCGCTGATTGGCCTGTATCAAGAAGGGACACATACTGTTCAAGATATTCCCGATTGCAGAG CCCATCACCCAAGCATTAACTATGCTATTAAGCTTCTGAAGCAAG GTATATCTGAGCTCAGTGTGCAGCCTTTTGATGAAGATGCTGGTACTGGTGAACTAAGATACGTGCAG ATGACCGTGACGACATATAACACGTCTATTCCCGTTGCGCAAAGATACGAGCAAG CGAGAGTTCAAGTTTCATTCGTTTGGAATTCAAGAGACGAGCGCTCCAAAAATTCAGAGAAGTTGAGTTTGTTGCAAGAA TTCTTATGGACAAATGGTGGACCAAGAAGTAATTTGCATGTGATTCACTCTATATGGGCCAATTTCCAGACATCAACCAGCAAT ATAATTTTTGGGCATAAATGGAGACATATCGGCGGGGAGGCAGATCTGTGGGAGCGTTTTGGGGGAGTTGATATTTGTCTTGACCCTTATAGCTTTGGGCAGGCCAATACTCTG TCTTTTAACTCGTTACTGCATAAGTTGATCAAATATGTACCACGGGGCTCAACAGTTGTTGATTTATACTCTGGTGCCGGTGTTATTGGGTTAGCCATCGCGGCTTCTAGGAAATGCAG GTCTGTGAGATGTGTTGAGATCAATAAAATGTCGAAATTGTCTTTTGAGAAGTCAGCAAGCCGACTTCCACCAAACCTGGGTTGCACCATAACTTGGCACAATACTGATGCTTCAGCT GAACCCATTCACTGGCTTGAAGGGTCAAGTGTTGCTATCGTGGATCCTCCCAGGAAAGGACTGCACCCTTCTGTTATCAATGCTCTACAGAGAGTTGCTTTGTCTGAGCGCAAGGCGTTCAAGGCCAAAAG TTCACTTACAAAGGTCAAAGATGAGAAGAGACCATGGATCCTGCGAGCAAGGGAACCAGCTGTTCATGTTGATAGTACAATCATGGAAGAAAGTAGTGGAATATGGCCAGAGACCCTCATATACATCAGCTGCGGATGGGACAGTTTTAAAAAG GACTGCAAAAGCTTGATATCCAACGAGGCCTGGCATTTGGAGAATGCACATGCTTTTAACTTCTTCCCTGGCACTGATAG CATCGAAGTCCTGGCGATCTTCAGACGGGACTCTGGAATTGCTCAGAAGAAAACAAAAACGAAAACAAAAGCAAAAACGAAAACAAAAGCGAAAAAGAAGAAAACCAAGCCATCGAAAGTCTGA